The genomic stretch GGCAAATGGCTTGGCGAGAATCACGGCTTATGCAGGTTATATGGACCGTTCTAAGGGTCTATGTAGGATGGGAATGGTTTAGTCATGGCCTCGATAAAGTGTTTGGTGCAAGTTCTGCGGTTTGGGTTGGACCGCAAGCCGGTACGGCAGTGACGGGTTTTCTGAATGCTGCCTTAGCCAAGACGGGCGGTCAGCATCCGGACGTTCAAGGCTGGTATGGCACGTTCATCGAAAATGTTGCTTTGCCAAATGCCACTATTTTTGGTTACATTGTGGCTTGGGGTGAATTGTTAGTTGGGATAGGGCTAATTCTTGGTTTGTTTACTTCCCTTGCCCTCCTAGCTGCTATATTGATGAACTTAAGCTATCTACTAGCTGGAGCAGTCAGTACTAATCCTGTTATGCTTTTTTGGGAAGGTTTGCTTCTTTGGGCCGGTGCCGCTGCTTACTATTGGGGTGTGGATCGAGTCTTCCTCCCTCGTTGGAAGAAGTGGCGATTGGCAAAGGGATAGTAAAGCTGTTCACGTACGCAACAACGTAACTGAAAAGATGCTCTCTAGAGGTATGGAATTCAACCTATCCTCTAGGGAGCATCTTTAATATTAATCATATTTTATGATTATGTTTATGATCATGGTCGAGTGAATGTTTATGATCATGGTCGTGTGAATGATCGTGAGCATGGTCATGTGAATGTCCATGAGCGTGGTCGCCTGAGTGATCATGCTCGTGCCCGTGCTCATGCTCGAGGCCTAAGAAGTGCGCTAATCGATGCTCTTTATCAGGAAGGGTATCCATCCACCCGTCATTAGCATCGGCTTTGCTATCAAGTGTCTTGATATACGGCTTGATATCTAAGAGGGGAGTGCCATTATAGACATCAATACCGGAGATTAGAATCTCATGCCCCTCGATATTTTTCAGTTCCACTACACTTAAGCCGATTGGATTCGGGCGGCGGGGTGTACGACTGGCAAAAACTCCGACTTCCAACTCTGGGGCAAAGGGAGGGTTGATTTTTAAGCTCTGTTCAGAGACTTTGTCCAGATAGAATAGTACTGTAATATAGCGAAAAGACGCAAGAGAATCTAGCCCATCGGTATGTTCGGGATTAAGACTAATCCAAAACTCTCCAGGCGCATCTCGATGAGGTTGATTAGGTATCGGAAGAGAAGGAAGATAAGGGGTGTGAATAGTACCAATAGCTTGGAATTCGATTTTCATATCCATCAACCTTTCTCAAGAACGATGCGATGATTGAGTAAATTCATATCCTTAATGACTGCACGAATGAACTTTTGCTTGCCATAGATGTCGACGATTTTTAGGCCTTCTTCATGGGGTTCTATAATATCCACCGCTTCCATAAACAAAACTTCCTCCGCACCTTCTTTTAAATAAGCATTCGCTTCACACATTGCCATTCCTCCTTTAAATTGCTATGAAAAGACCATGGAGATGCCGTTAAAACGGTAAGACCTCCATGGTCTTTATTAATCCATTTTTTATATAGTCTTTATTCTCCATACTATTTAAATTTCCTTCTCAGATTTACATGTTTCTCAGTGAAATCGGGAATTTTAATAGATGTATTTAACAAGCTAATAGGGAGGTGTAATTTTATGCCAATGATTCATTTTGACGGTCCCGAACTTTCCATGGATCAGAAGCGGAGTCTAATTCACGGTATATCTCAAGCGGCTTCTCAAGCAACGGGTTTGCCTATGGCGTCTTTCACTGTTGTTCTCGACGAACATAAGTATAGTAATTTTGGTATTGGTGGAGATGTTTTAGTGGAGAGTCCATACTGGGATAAGGTCAAAGAGATTAAAGATTAAGAAGTCATCAAATGAAAGCCGGTGGGTAGCTGCCGGCTTTTTTATTTTGGGCCGAAGATACTATTGAAAAAAGATGACTTTTGTTGGATGATTAGGGAAACAGAGTGAAAAAAGAGAAGGTGTGAATATGCAGAAGAAATTGGAGAGCATCCTGCTAAAAAGAGATTGGTCTGGGGGCCGTGAGATTCTAAGAGAGAAAGATAGCATTCGAGGCCTCATGAGCAGGATTTATGTGAAGGATGGCTTGATGTTTTGGCGGGCTATAGAGGCCTTGGGTGTAGCTGCTGCTTTGGTAGAAGAGCAGAATAAGGGTTACGCCGCAGAGCTTATCAGGCGCTACTTCTGGTCCTTGAATGATGAATCCGGCGGAACGGCCTGGAATGCTTCCGAGGCGATTGGCAGCATCATGGCTCATAACCCGAAAGAATGCGGACATTTTAATTGGCAGTTGGCAAATCTCAGCGATGACGAAAGCTTGCAAGTGGGTGTTCTCTGGGGACTATGTAATCTTGCGATTGTCTTTCCAAAAGCAGTGGATCCGGTTTTTGAGAAAGTCTGTCCTTTTCTATCTGTAGAGAATGCCGAATTAAGGGGCTTAGCGGTATGGACTTTTTCCTTAATGGAGAATTATGCGCAGGCAAAAGAAATGTGGGTGATTCCTGAAGATCTAAAGAAAAGACTGGAACAGGATCATTCGATGCTCGAGATTTATATCGATGGTGAATTACTACCATTTAAAGTTTCAGAGTTGTTAAAAAAGGAAGTCATTACTTTTTACACTAAAGAGTTCCAGCAAGGAGACTTCACCTGGAGCATTTGTGTTGCCAGCTCACAAAGAGGTCTCTGTTGGTTGAGCATTGGTAACCCGGGAACAGAAGAAAGTGAACTTAGAGCCTGGGCTAAAAAGCAAGCGCCAGGGGCACTCGTCCTGTGGGGAATGCATCCTAATTGCGAAGTGATAACGCAATTGACTGAGTACTTTGCAGGAAGTCGTCAAGAATTCACTATCCCTATCGACTCACGTGGGACACCCTTTCAACGAAAGGTTTGGGAGGAGCTACGAAGAATCCCTTATGGGGAAACACTGAGTTATGGAGAAGTTGCTCGAAATGTAGGAAATCCTAAAGGCCCACGAGCTGTAGGCATGGCGAATAATAGGAATCCTATCGGCATCATTACCCCTTGTCATCGGGTGGTCGGAAAAAGCGGAGATTTGGTCGGCTATGCCAGTGGTCTTGATCATAAAGAACGTCTTCTTAGCTTGGAGGCTTCCCATTGCCAAGAATAGCAAGATTGGAACAAATGGTGTAATTATTAAGAACGGAGGGCGTAACTTTGAATGGGAAGGTGATGTTTCAAGGCTTAGTCCATATTGGGATTAAGACAGTGGATATGGACCGATCTGTGACCTTTTATAAGGATGTCTTGGGATTTGATCTCATCGAGAGAATTAAACCAGGAAAGGTTGAGCTTATTTTCATGAAATTTGGGGAGAATGTTATTGAGCTCATTGAGATTGATGACCAACGTAAATTTGAAGATGGTGTGATCAATCACCTTGCCCTAAAGGTTGAGGATATCTTCCAGGCAGTTACTTGGCTGAAAGACCACCATGTAGAATGTATTAATGAAGAACCTCGTGAAATGGGGGAAGGGCGCTTTAACTTTTTCTTTCGAGGCCCCTCTGGAGAAAAACTCGAACTTTATCAAGGTTAACTAGTAGTGAACTAAGGAAAATGGAGGCAATATTAAGTTGAGTTACCGAGATGAGGGCAAAGGGAGTTATAATTGGCAAAATGGTGAGAAACGTTATTATACCTTAAACCAGCATTTTCGCGATTTTTTTGGTGATAAGGTCTTTAAGGTATCACTGGATGCGGGATTTACCTGCCCGAACCGTGATGGTCGAGTAGGGCAAGGGGGTTGCATCTACTGCAGTGCGCGGGGATCAGGGGATTTTGCCGGGCAAGTAGACCAATCTATTCATGATCAGTTTCGTGTAGTTAAAGAAGTTATGAGTCATAAATGGTCTCAAGCCAAATATCTGGCTTATTTTCAAGCATATACCAATACCTATGCCCCCGTCGAACGCCTGCGAGCAGTTTATGAGCAAGCTTTGCAGGAGGAGGGGGTAGTAGGTCTGTCCATCGCTACCCGCCCGGATTGTTTACCGGAAGAGGTTTTGGATTATTTAGCAGAGTTGAATGAGAGGACCTATCTATGGGTGGAGTTAGGCTTACAAAGCATTCATGACCGCACCATGGCATGGGTGGGTCGGGGGCACACTTATGAGGATTTCCTGTTGGGGCTAGAAAAATTGCGCCAAAGAAATATTCGAGTATGTGCCCATTTGATTTACGGGCTGCCGGGGGAAACCATAGAGGATATGTTCGACTCTGCTCAAGCTGTCACCAAGCTCGATCTGCAAGGGCTCAAACTTCATCTTCTCCATGTCCTGCGGGGAACACCAATGGCCAAATTATACGAAGACAATCCGTTTCCTATGCTTACTCAGGAAGAATATATTCAGCTGATTTGCAATACCCTAGAAATTCTTCCTGCCCAGATGGTGATACACCGTTTAACAGGAGACGCTCCGCGGCAGGATCTAATTGCCCCCCTCTGGAGTCTCAAGAAGTGGGAGATTCTCAACGGTATTGATCAGGAGTTAGAAAGACGTGGAACTTGGCAAGGGAAGAAGCTATAACAAAAACAAACGACTAACCTGCTGATCTCCTTATTGGAGGGCAGTTTAGCCGTTCAATAGCATCCTTTCATTAAAGGAATTCTGAGCATTGATTAATTAAGTTGGCAGTCTTTACGTAATTAGCTGTACTAATGATTAGGGTAATGAACAATTTTTCCTTCCCAAGTTCTTAATATAGCTTCATGCTCATTAAGGGAAACAAGGTATTGAGGTAGAATTGGAGTTTTACCACCCCCACCTGGAGCGTTTATAATATACGTCGGAATTGCCATACCGGAGGTGTAGCCACGTAAGTGATCCATAATCTTTAAACCGTCTTGAATACGGGGAATGAAGTGACTTGTCCCTTTGACATTTTTGGCATGGAAAATATAATAGGGTCGTACCCGTATCTTAAGAAGCTCTTGGTTAAGTCGTTTCATAATATCGGGTTGATCATTAATCCCTTTGAGGAGAACAGCTTGATTGCCTAAGATGACACCGGCCTTAATTAATCGGTCAGCAGCTTTCTTGGTTTCTTCGGTCACCTCTTTGGGATGATTGAACTGAGTATTGATATAAAGGGGTGGATATTTTTCAAGAATCTTACATAGGTTTTCGGTGATTCGCATGGGAAGAGTTACGGGGACCCGAGTACCGATGCGTTTGATCTCTACATGCGGAATTCCATGCAATTCTCCTAAAAGCCAATCCAGCATTTGATCGCTGAGGAGAAGGGAGTCGCCCCCCGTTATCAAGACATCGCGAATTTCTGGATTAGAGCGTACATAGTCTAAGGCTGCCTCCAGATTAGCGCGGGTTTCATGGAGATCCGTTTCTCCAATATTCCGACGGCGTTGACAGTGCCGGCAGTACATGGCACAAAGATTAGTAACATTGATAATTAATCGATCAGGATAACGGCGCGTGATACAGGGTGCAGGAGAAGTAAACTCTTCACCCATGGGATCTTCTTCCCCAGATGAATCACGGATTTCTTGAATAGAAGGAAGACTTTGCAAGCGGATGGGATCTTGAGGATCATCCTTATCGATCAGGCTCAGATAATAGGGAGAAACCGCCCAACGATAGGCTTTTCCGACTTCGCTAATCTCATGAATTTGTTTTATTGTCAGTGGCAATAGATTGCTTAGGGTTTCTGGATTTTGAATGCGGTTTTTGAGTTGCCACCGCCAATCCTGCCAATCATCAAGGTTAGCATCGAATTGCCCCAGAATAATATCTCGATTCTTATTGTATTCCTCGCTTAAAGCAAGACCACTAGGAATTGTTTCTTTGCATTTAAAGTAAGGCTGAGCCATTTGCTTTAATTCTAAGGCCCTTGCCTGTGAAGCTTCTCTAGGGTTAGGGGGTAGGAATTCCACTGCCATAATGTTTACCTCCTCTATTCGTACTCGAGAGCTAAGAAGTTTCTTTAGGCCAAATAAAAAAAGAACCGATACGGTCCCCAAAGCAAAGCATTATACATAAATAGGTGTGCTTTCACCCTTTCATGTGTCTCAGTGCTGACGAGGTTAGCTGACGGATTCGAGCTGAAACATGCTCTACGCTAAGAAGCGATTCACCCCAATATTGGTTCCCCCGTTTTCCCTCTGGGAAATTAAGCCTTATGAAGTTGCATAACTAACAACTTAATAGTAACATATGGGTTGGTGGCGGTCAATTACAGATTTGTGTTCATCTAAACTTTTTTGTATTACTGCGGCTGGAATTATAACTAACTGCGCTTAGTCAGGGCTCGAAGAAGATGGTTGATATGGAGTAAGATAATATGTGTTGAAAAAGCTATAGTAGGTAGTAGTCATTGTTACTAAAAGATATGGAATCAAGGAGAGGAATCATATGGATCATCAAGCACGTTATCAGGAAATTGCAATAGATATTGCTCACTCCATCGTTATGGGAGAATATCGAGAAGGTGAAAAGATTCATGGGCGTTCAACCTTAGCAGGGCGTTATAATGTATCTCCGGAGACGATTCGGCGATCTATTGCCATCCTTCAAACCATGGGTGTCGTGATGGTGAGTCAAGGAGTAGGGATTACAGTAGTCTCCAAAAGCATGGCAGAGAAATTCATGCGAGGATTTGACCAGAAAGCAGAAATTCAAGTTTACTTTGATGAGATGAAGAAATTAATGGAGCAGAGACGGGAGATCGATGTAAAAATCGATGCCTATTTAACGAAGATCGTCAATTATACGGATCGCCTAGCTAGCCGGTGGATGGATGTGGCCGAAATCGAGATCGTCCAAAGGTCAAGTGCTAAAGGGAAAACCTTAAGTGATTTGAAATTGCGAGAGAGAACCGGCTTGACTGTAGTTGCCGTAGTGAGAAGTGGGATTGAACAGTTCTCGCCGGGTGCAGAGTTTGTCTTAGCTGAGGGAGATATACTTTTAGTCGTAGGATCTGAGCAAGGCAAGGAAAAGCTCCAGAAAATCCTCAGTGAAGATACAGGAAGCGAAATCGCGTCTGTCGAATAGACTAATAATTCGAGATGAAGATGAGGGATGATGGATGGTCTTTCAAACCTGTGTTATTTTAGGTGCTGAATTGACACTTGTCCTAGTGACAGGTGAAATGAAACTCCTTATTCCTTTCTTAATAGGCAATACATTTTTTCTACTCTATAAAATAAATGTACAAAATAAAATGACTGCTCGCAAAGCTACGGAACGCAATGCTGAGCTAAGTTTTAAGATTGCCAATGAGACCCTGCCTTATTTGCGCAGAGGTCTAAATGTCCAAAATGCCGAATCGATAGCTAAGATCATTCAAGAGATCGGTCAAGTTGCCGCGGTTTCCATTACAGATTGTGAAAAGCAACTGGCATACTTAGGTGCCGGTTGTGACCAACATCATCCAGGAGATCGTATCCTTACCCGGGCGACCCTTGATGTGATCAAAACAGGCTCCTATAAAATCGTTAGAACACAGAAAGAATTAAATTGCCCTCGCCAAAATAGTTGTGACTGTCCTTTGGCGGCGGCTGTCATTGTTCCGTTGCATTGTCAGGGTAAGGTTGTGGGGACCATGAAGCTGTATGAAACGAAGGATGGGCACATCTCGCCGGACCTAATTCGCTTAGCCATAGGAATGGCGCAGTTGTTGGGGATTCAGATCGAGTTAGCTGAACTGGATCATCAGGCCAAGTTAGCGGCGGAAGCCCAGTTGAATGCCTTGCAAGCCCAAATCAATCCCCACTTCTTTTTTAATGTACTCAATACCATTATCGCTACTAGTCGTACCAGTCCCAATCGATCACGGCGATTGTTGATTCATCTGGCGGAGTTTTTTCGTAAGGCCCTCAAATCTCATGGAACCTTGATTACCTTGCGGGAGGAAATGAGTTTTGTTAAGACCTATTTGATCTTAGAAAAAGCACGCTTTGGCCGCAAGCTATATTTTCTGGGCGAGATTCCTGAGGAACTAATGGAGGCGATGGTTCCTCGTTTAAGCATTCAGCCTCTGGTAGAAAATGCAGTCAAACATGGAATCGGTGAGAAGATTGGCAATGGCATTGTTTCTGTGAAGGTTGAACGCAGAGAGCAGGAACTTTACATTGACATAGCTGATGATGGGGTGGGGATTCAACCGGACCGTTTACAAGATGTATTGAAACCTGGGGTAGGATCGGGCAATGGGGTCGGTATGGCCAATGTCCATGAACGTTTACTTGGTTATTACGGTGAAGAGTATGGCTTGCAGATTCGGAGCCAGCCACATGTGGGTACAACAGTGACCATGCACTTACCACTCTCTTTTTTAGATGAGGAAGATGAATCAGAAATGATCTAGAGCGTGGGGGCAATTGTGTATTCTTTTGGGGGGTTCAATATGTTTCCAGGGATAGATATTATAGGAATTCAACGTTTTACCTCAGCATGTGAGCGGACGCCCAAGCTACAAGAGCGTCTATTTACACATCGTGAAATTATGGAGTTGCAAGCTAAAAACATGACAAGCTGGGCGGCTCATTTTGCGGGTAAAGAGGCAATTTTGAAAGCCTTAGGGACGGGATTAAGAGGTTTATCCTGGCATGATATAGAAATTCTCAGCAACGATTTAGGAGAACCTGTGGTCTCCTTAACAGAGAGGGCTGAGCAATTCGTTCGGGCTCGGGGTGGGACCCAAATTCGGCTCAGTCTTTCCCATGAAAAAGAGTATGCAATAGGAATGGCCATACTCTACTAAAGAGAGATAAGCCATAATGAGGAAGAAGAGGAACTACGAATCTTGATTCAGGATGCGGGGGTAGAGATCATGCGGGTGGTCAGCGCCAAACAGATGCGAGAAATAGAAGATCGTGCTATCCGAGAATTTGGCATACCAAGCCTATTGCTCATGGAAAACGCAGCTTTGGCTGTGGTGCAGGAGGTACGTCACCTTCTTGGCCTTCGTCAAAAGCAATTGACGGAAGGGAAGGTTACTGTTTTTGTCGGCAAGGGCAATAATGGGGGAGATGGATTAGCCGTTGCTCGCCATCTCAGCATTTTAGGGATGGATGTCATCGTGTATTCCTTTGCTGGGGCTGAGGAGTTCAAAGGTGATGCAGCACTCAATTACCGTCTTTACCAGAACACGGGAGGCAAACTATTTACCATCGATGGAGAGAAACAGCTCCGACTTGTAAGGATCTCCCTAACCCAAGCGGATGTAATCATTGATGCTATTTATGGTACGGGTTTTCGGGGGGCCTTACCCAGTTTGATTGAAGGCTACGTGGAAGAAATTAATCGAGCTCAGGCCCCGATAATCGCTGTGGATATTCCTAGTGGTGTCGAAGCAGATACAGGGAAGGTATACCGCCAAGCAATCCTAGCCCAAGAGACATTGACCTTCGGCTTGCCTAAGCTTGGGCATTTTTTAGGAGCCGGTCCTGAGTATGCTGGTCGAGTGATTGTCGATCCTATCTCTATTCCGGAGAGGTTTTTAGAACATGAAACCCTAACCACATTTGTTTTAACGGAGGAAATCCGCAAACTTTTACCCGTGCGTCGATTCCAAGGTCATAAGGGAACCCATGGCCGAGGGATTTTGGTGGCTGGTTCGGAGGGTATGACTGGAGCAGCCTTATTGGCAGGTAAGGCTGCACTGCGCTCAGGGATAGGACTCTTACAGATGGTTGTTCCCCAAGGACTTGCCCACGGGATCGATCTAGCCTTAAAGGAGGCCACCGTTTGGGGGGCGGAAGGAGAAAAATCTCTCAACGACAATGCCTGGTCAGTGATTTGTGAACGGGCAGAAAACGCTCAGGCCTTAGCCATAGGCCCAGGGTTAGGTCAAGAGTCAGAATTTCTTCAGGTCATAGAGGAAGTTTTACGCAATCTGCCTCTTCCGGTAATTCTTGATGCTGATGCCCTGAATATAGTGGCGAAAGAACCGGGAATTTTGGGTTGGCGGCAGGGGAGAGGGCCCTTAATTTTGACTCCCCATCCGGGGGAGATGGCTCGTCTCTGCGGTTGCTCTACAGAAGAAGTTCAGGCAAATCGGCTTGAATTGTCCCTCGCCAAGGCTGTAGAATGGGAGAGCATCATCGTTCTAAAAGGAGCTGTCACGATTATTGCCGCCCCTGATGGACGGGCTTTCCTTAATCCTACGGGAAACCCTGGACTAGGAACGGGAGGTACGGGAGACGTACTCACCGGAAGCATCCTAGCCTGGTTAGCTCAAGGGGTGGAGCCCCTTACAGCAGCTTGCTTGGGAGTATATCTTCATGGGATGGCCGCTGATCTATTGGCAGGAGAATTTGGTTGGAGTGGTTTTACAGCAAGTGAGGTAGCGGACGAGCTACCTAAGGCACGGAGACGCTTAGAAAATAATCAATAAGGATGAGACATCATGGATATTAGACGACCAGTTTGGGCTGAGATTGATTTATCGGCGCTGCAAAGGAATTATGACCGAATTGCGACATTGACGAGCAGTGAAATGATGCCCATTGTCAAGGCTGATGCCTATGGACATGGGGCTTTACAAGTGGTGCAGGCGCTTTATGAAAAAGGTGCCCGGCGTTTTGGAGTTGCCCTATTAGAGGAAGCGATCGAGCTAAGAAAGGCTTTTCAGGATATTAAGCTTGTGTTAATTGGAACACTACCCATGGATTCCATAGAGATGATTGTTAAAGAAGGGATCATCTGTGGGGTGTATCGCTTGGAGCAAGCAGTGCTCTTATCGAAAGAAGCTAAGAAACAAGGCAAGCAGGCTGTCATTCATCTGAAGGTAGATACAGGAATGGGGCGAATAGGCTTTCGAGAAGAAAACTGGGAGGAGCTTTTCGACTGTTTGAAGCTACCGAATCTTTTTGTCGAAGGGATTTTTACCCATTTCGCCACAGCCGATCATGCTGATTTAGGGTTTGCACAGGAACAATTAAAGAAGTTTTTGGAGCTAACTGACAAGATAAAGACCAAAGGGGCCCATATACCGATTCGTCATGCCGCAAATAGCGGAGCATTGTTGCAATTGCCGGAAGCTCATTTGGATTTAGTACGGCCAGGAATTATCCTCTATGGACTTGCCCCCTCCCAATATATAGGTAAAGATATCGGACTTGAACCTGTACTTTCGTGGAGAGCAAGGATCAGCCATATTAAGACAGTTCCTCAGGGAGAAACTATAAGTTATGGTAGGACCTTCCGAACGGCTTATCCTACTCGAGTGGCAACCATCCCCTTAGGCTATGCCGATGGATTGCGAAGGAGTCTTTCTAATCGAGGCGAGGTTCTCGTCAAGGGAAGACGGGCTACAATAATTGGTAGAGTATGCATGGATCAGACTTTGCTGGATGTCTCGAAAATTCCGGATGTTCAAATGGAAGACGAGGTCACGCTATTAGGCACTGATGGCTACGATCGAATTGATGTCGATGAAATGGCGAGCTGGCTTAATACTATCAACTATGAAATTGTTTGTGGAATAGCGAAGCGGGTACCGAGAGTCTATCGAAAATAAGCATACTAAAATGCCTCACATCCTACGCTAGCGTAGTGATGGGAGGCATTTTAGTATGCGGCAAGAAATGCAAATTGTCTGAAATAATTTTCTATTTAGAATCGTTATAAGCTTAACGGAATTTGCAAAATAGAAACTTCTGGAAAATCCATTGCTAACCTCAATCTTCTATGTTATCTTTAATGCATAGAGTGCGTTTCACATAGTGAATGGAGGTTTTGTATGATGAAACAAGACAGAAATATAAAAAAGAAAGTTTTTATCTCAGGAAGGGTGCCCAAGGTAGCATTTCAACTTCTTTCCCAAGAATTTGAGGTGACGATGCATGATGATCTTCGACTATTGCGTAAAGAAGAAATTTCAAA from Desulfitobacterium dichloroeliminans LMG P-21439 encodes the following:
- the alr gene encoding alanine racemase — translated: MDIRRPVWAEIDLSALQRNYDRIATLTSSEMMPIVKADAYGHGALQVVQALYEKGARRFGVALLEEAIELRKAFQDIKLVLIGTLPMDSIEMIVKEGIICGVYRLEQAVLLSKEAKKQGKQAVIHLKVDTGMGRIGFREENWEELFDCLKLPNLFVEGIFTHFATADHADLGFAQEQLKKFLELTDKIKTKGAHIPIRHAANSGALLQLPEAHLDLVRPGIILYGLAPSQYIGKDIGLEPVLSWRARISHIKTVPQGETISYGRTFRTAYPTRVATIPLGYADGLRRSLSNRGEVLVKGRRATIIGRVCMDQTLLDVSKIPDVQMEDEVTLLGTDGYDRIDVDEMASWLNTINYEIVCGIAKRVPRVYRK